In Lagenorhynchus albirostris chromosome 1, mLagAlb1.1, whole genome shotgun sequence, the sequence TACAATAGCCCCATGGTGTGTTGGACATTGTCCATGGCTAGctcatttctggattttatattCTTATGTAACATCCAAACAAGATTCTTGCCCCCTCTCAAGAGGTTCTGTGAGCTATCTCATaacttttaatatacttttttctgATTAAACTACCTAGACTGGATTCTGTTGTTTATAACCAAGAACACTCActgatatatttaataaaaacaagaattaatttttaaaatttataataatttttcgaGTCAACTAGTTTATAAATGTAATTCAAGGAACAATTTCTTTTCCATGGTTTACAGTCTCTTCTGTTCAAAGCATCCTTTACTTTGTTGTACTggcataaattttcaaaaatgtaatatttagaaGCTTCAACATTAATATTCTCTTTCTGGGCCCTTAAATTGAAAACTTCAAGGTGAACAAGTGTTAATTAGgccttttcttcttccaaattAAACCTGATTCCAAAATTTTGATCTATGAAGAGGATGCCTGAGTTTGAGATTTGAAGAGGAATTGAAAGGCAGTGTAACAGGTCGCTCCATGGTACTAAATATTGGATCCTATCAAGAAGGCCATGCTCTGGGCCTGCTAGAAAGTAAGTTACCTCTGATATATGTTAAGGTCTCACCTTCTGTAGACTAGTTTTGTTGCTACTGATGATACATATGTAAGATGGCGAAAGTAACACTGCTCTGATTGCAAGAGATCATGAGAGACCAATTCACTAGAGTAAAAGCAATGGATTATAAATCTAAAACTTTCTTAGTGATGCAGATATAGATGTTGGTCAGGACTCTTTGGGTTTTAAGTGACATATGTCCAATACAAACCAAGCCAAAaagaggaatttatttatttatggaactGCAAGTATGCTAGTTTTTAAACTCTTTGATACTTCTCCCTTGAAAAGTTGAAGCCTAAAAACCCTCCTCTTGAATGTGGACAAACTTAGTGACTTGTTTCTGactaatagaataaaataaaagtaaaggtaTGTGACTTTGGAGGCTATGTTGTGAAAGGTATGGTGGCTTCCCCGTTGCTTTCTCTTAGATTATTTTGCTGAAGGAAGCCAGCTCCCATGTCGTGAAGAGAAGTCCACATTGTGAGGAgctgaggcctccagccaacagccatgAGGGTGAGCCATATTGGAGGTGGATTCTCCAGCACCGGTCAGCCTTTAGATGATTGTAGCCCCCGCTGACATCGTGACTGCAAACTCATGAAAGATTTTGAGCCAGATACACCCAGCTTAGTCACTCCCAGATCCCTATCTGAACATGTGTGAGATAGTAaacgtttgttgttttaagttactaAGTTTTGGCATAATTTGTTACAGAGCAATGTATAACTAATATGAAATGACTCAGAGGTTGGCCTAACTTCCAGCATAGCTTGATCCAGGGGAAAGAAAATCTGTCATCAAGATATTTAGTTCATCTTTTGGCTCTAGTTTTCTGTGTAGAAGCTTCATTCTTCAGAAAGTTTTATCCATACACTTGGGAAAGATGGGTGTCAACAGATTTTGTTCTATAGGCTTATTATGACTTGTGATCCTAGAAGAGGAAATAGATCTCCCAGCCATCATATAGGAAGATTCTACGGACCCAGCTTGAGTTTCAAGCCCATTTCTAAAGCCAGTCATGGTGGCCGAGGGGAATGAGTATTCTGATTTTCTGCTGTGGCCTTATGTCACCCCTATGCCTAGAGAGGGATCAGGGAAAAAAGATACAGTGATAAGAAGCCTGGATGGTACCACATGGAATGAGGGAAGGAtagttctaaaaaaaattaaggaaaagagatgaaagaagTAACAAACAATAGGTATCTACTGAAAAGCTATTCCCATATTTAAACTTCTGCTGTCATTGTGCATAGTATAAACTTCTACATTCAAGGGATCAGTATTGACAGTTGTGTAATGGATTGTCTGGATGGCAGTGAAGCTCATTTCCAATGGACTCATGCTACGTGCTTGTGATAAATAGGATAGAGAAGGTGATTTTGATCATAAGCATTGAAGACGGTAGAGTCCTTTTGTGAGCATTAGAATCTAAGCCTTGTTTATATGATGATAAGGAACAGtgagaataattattttattattttttgtttgcttttgttttttattaatttttattggagtatagttgctttacaatgttgtgttagtttctgctgtacagcaaagtgaatcagctatacatatacatatatcccctcttctttGGATTTCCGTACcagttaggtcaccacagagcattgagtagagttccctgtgctacagtaggttctcattatctgttttatacatagtagtatatgtatgtcaaccccaatctcccaattcatcccaccccccattccccccttggtatccatatgtttgttctctacatctgtgtctctatttctgcattgcaaagttcatctgtatcatttttctgggagaataattattttaaataccttgatacatacaattattttaaccttttttcccAGTAAACTTGTTGGTGTAACAGGAAGTGAACACTGGTAATCCTCTACTTGGTAATTACCATTAAGATCATAGGAAGGTGTTTAGCACTGCTGTAATTtaggcttttattttttcccacttaAACGTTTGCAACCAGACTAAACTGTAGAATTTAGGGATTCACAATTTGGCGATAAAACTAAAGATATGCAAAGAAATTACTGTAAAAGTTAGGAGAGTGATTATTATTATGGTGTGAAAAAATGGTAAAATTGAGCTGGGGCATAGAAGAGCTTCTGTGGAGActggaaaaattatatttcttaacCTAATGGCCGTTAAAAGAGTGTTTGCCTTATAGCAATTCTTTattgtaaattttgaaatcaggaagtgtaagtCCTTAAACTTTGTcctttttcaagaatattttggctattctgggtcccttgcattttcatataaattttaggattagcttgttaatttctgcaaagaagccagTTAAGGATTTCGATAGAGATTGTGTGAAATCTGTagagcaatattaattcttctaattcatgaacacaaggtgtctttctgtttatttaggtGTTCCATAAATTCTTTaaacagtgttttatagttttattatacttcctttgttaaatttattcctatgtattttgttcttttgatgctattgcaaatggaattattttttaattttgtttcagatttttcactgcTAGTGTATAGAGtacaattaatttttgaatattgatcttgtatcctgcaactttgatATTAGCttttgctatggtctgaatgtttgtgtcccaccaaattcatacgttgaaatcctaacctcacCGAAGATAATGGAATTAGtaagtggggtctttgggaggtgcttaattcatgagggtgggaccctcatgaatgagattagtgccttataaaagGGGATCCAGAAATATCCCTAACacctttcaccatgtgaggacacaacaagaagtCTGGGACCTGAAAGCAAGCCCTCAGCTGACCAATGTAGCACCCTGATCTTGGGTTCCCAGCCTCCCAAACTGTGAGAAGTTACGTTTGATGTTCATAAGCTACctaatctgtggtattttgttatagtagcctgaaTAGACTAAGACAGCACTAATACTTTTTTTGTGAATTCCTTAGGATTTCTACATATAAGaccatgtcatctgaaaatagaaatagttttacttcttcctttttagtCTGGATGACTTTATTTTCCCTTACTGGCCTAATTACCCTGCTAGAGCCTCCAGTACAATATTGAAAAGAAGTGGTAAAGATATTTTAATGCAGAAATTTTCAGCCTTTCTTTCACCTTTAAGTAATGTTAGTTGTTGGTTTTTCATACATGCCCTTTTCAGGTTGTGGAAATGCCCTTTTATTCCTAGTGTGTTGAGTGATtgtatcatgaaagggtgttggattttgtcaagtgaTTTTTCCATatgattgtgttttttttcctatattctaTTAATATGTCATATTGCATTGATTTATGATTAAACTAACCTAACATTCCTGGGCAAATCTCACTTAagcatggtgtataatcctttgtatatgttgctggattcacttacttagtattttgctgaggatttttgcatctatgtttataagtgatatttgtctatagttttcttttatgatgttttgtctggttttggttttcatGGTAATACTGGTCTCATGGGATGAGGTAGAAAGTGTTTCTATTTTCTTAGAAGAGGTTAtaaagaattggtattaattctttaaatatttggtaaaattcaccagtgaagccatatggtctTAGGGTTTTCTTTGTGCAAAGTTTTTTGAATACgaattcaatctctttatttCTGATAGTTCTATTCAAATATCTGTTTCCTCTTGAGTTAGTTTCAGgagtttgtgtgtttctaggtGTTGTGAACACCTGTATAAACAGAGTAGACCCTTACCCAAAGTTTGGTTCAGACCGGTGACACCACAAACACCCCAAGAGTATATGAAAAGATTTATTACTCACATAATGAGGCTTTCTGTGGAGAGCAGGGCAGGCCTCCCAACCTGGTCTGAAAATGGCTTAAGAGAGCAGGGAAAGGAAACTGACTTGCAGTTTTTATGATGgttaacaaatgatgctgggatgAGGGTTCCCACCTGGGGGAGAGGGGCCCTTGTATAAGAGGGGCCCTTGTATAGTTCAATCATCTCATCAGTGGTAAATGAAAGAACCTGGGCTTTCTTCTCAGCTTGCTCAGATGTGGgacagaggggaagagagaggagtaaGGCTTAAAAgactaggaatttgtccattttatcaaagtttctaatttgttggcatacaattgtttATGGTATTCTtatagtcctttttatttttgtaagtttcATAGtactgttccctttttttttttttttttttgcggtacgtgggcctctcaatgttgtggcctctcccgttgcagagcacaggctccagacacgcaggctcagcggccatggctcacgggcccagccgccccacggcatgcgggatcttcccggaccggggcacgaacccgcgtcccctgcatcggcaggcggactctcaaccactgcgccaccagggaagccccatccttttAAGCTTTTTGTTTAGGCTATTGCTTGCCCCAACTGCTATCTACTGCCTCATGCAGCCACAAAAATAATCAGTTGCCTCTGCTTTCAACGGGGCTTTTCACACTTGGCAGTTTCCAATTAGGTCAAGTAAAGATACCTTTGCAAGGGGGGCCTTCAGGGCCTGACAGGTCAAATAATTACAGTTCTCTGGGTATTGGGCTTTGAAAGAACTCCAGTCTCATTCTACCTCTTCCAGTGGCTGCCAGACTGCTGGTATTCACTATAGTTGCCAGCTGTCGGTTTTCAAGTCTTCTAGGGAACTGGAGAGGGAGATGAGAATAGGGCAAGTTACAATATCACAGTGCTCACTGTTGTTACAGAGATTCAGcctttttcttcaataaatgttccTCAGACTGCTGCAAGCCTTAGGTTAATTTCCAAGTTCTAAACATTTTTGCCagtttctcattgcttttatggaggaaaaaattttcaaaactccTCACTCCAACATTTTTGCTGATGTCTTGTTACATACTTTTTTTGAAACCTAGAATGCATTTGTTTCCAATCCCACTACCTTTTCAAACCCTGTCCAGCCATTACCTCCTAGGTGTGAGTGTGGCTTTTCTGAGGACACTGTCTCCTAGTACTTGCTGCCTTCTTTCCGCTCCAAGTCCAAGGAGGCCGCGACAGAAAGAGAGGTGGCAAAGAGGCTTTGAATGCTTCGGAGCTGGGGCTCCTGATGACGCCATCTACAAACTCAGGGTGGCCTTCATCATTAGATGAAATAAGCAAGAGTTGGATCTATTTTTAGACTGCCGCATTCTATCCTTAAAAGAACAAACTGATAAGTTGAAAATCTCACAATTTTCCATAGTGTTTAAGCACACAGCTACTGCAGTTAAGACTTACGAGTTCACTGCCTCCTAGCAGTGATGATAATGGTATTCATATTGTTGAGTCACTATGAAAATTAAGTGGAAAACAAAATCCttgacagtgtctggcataaGCACTCCATATATAGTTTCTGGCACTTTCATTATCACTGGCAGAGTACCAATACCTAGTATAAATCCTGTATTGTACATCTGAGTAGAAAGGGACCTCAGAAATCCACTCATTCAATTGCATATCCAGGACAATACCTCACAATGCTgcaaatccctatcaaatgataTCTAGCATACGTTTTAATATTTCCAAGGACAGGGAGTTGACCATCTCAAAGGCAACTCATTGCATTGCCGCATCACCCTCGTCGTTAGAAAGCTCTTTCTTCTACTGAGCCCCAAATCtttctcccccttttcccctGAACACCTCAAAATAAAGCTATTATCTTTTCAGTGTGACAATTCTTCCAGTGTGTGAAGGCTTCTCAGAAGCATTCTAACTCTTCTTTCTAGCTCTGGGGAAGAGGTTGGTACTTTCCACTGCTCACCAGATCTCCCCTGCCTCTAAGTGCCATGGCCTGAGGTGTCCTCCTGAAATCAAGTGGGACCTGGAAGGTCTGagtggagaaaataaatttcctttcagATCACAAGAGATCTCATGATCTGTTTTCTACCTCCCTTCCCATGACAAGTGaatccctgccccagccctgccctgtgaACATTACcaatgaaatacacacacacacacacacacacacacacacacacacacacacgcaaacagaGAAGAGGTTCAATTTATTGATTGCTCTTTGGGAAAGGTTATATAGAACATTATTGGGGTGGAATTAAATTCTAGTTACAGATTCATAAAACGTTGCTTTCAACCCAATTAGCTTTTATGAGACTATCAAATCCCCTCTCATCCTCAGAGACAGCAGAGGACCCCAATCATAGTCTTcataaatttgttgttttaaatgatTAAAGCAGACATAATACATAATGCAGTTGATATTAAATATATTGAGAATGACAAATCAGTAGAACTACTTTCACTCTTCAGCATTAACTGGTCATTTATAAATGTTCTgtacatacattttttatttcagattttctcCTTAAAGGAACTTGTGAACTGTTCATTATTATCTGCTATTTGTTTGTATACACACATTTTAATTCTTCCAAAATCACATTTAAGATCTTTCTTAAATTGCCTCAGAAATGTTAACCTTTAAGGAACAttcaattaacaaaataaaagctcAGGTCTTGACTCTGTAACACACGTTCAGATGTGTCAAGATTTTGTTTCCCTCTGATAAAAGCCTCCAACAATATACAATGCGCCAGCCTCTTCTTTTGCTCAACTCAGAGGAAGtcatataaaggagaaaaaaaacatgcTTGAAATCACAGTGACCAAAGGATTTGagttaataattacattaaataaccATAACTTTTTGATTAACTATTCACATTCCACACAGTGGAAATTATCCTTTCCTCCAGATTTTTCACTTACATTTTTAACTTTGcagaactacaataacaaaaaacaacttaCAGACTTGCaggatgtgtttttctcttttaatgccAAGCACAAAGTGTAcatcataaaattcatatttggTGTTTGGCATTATTTTAATAGGAAAGATCTAGATCACAAATATCTTGCCATAAAACATTCTACTATAGTAATGAAAAAAACATATCATTACATCATCGGTGACTCCAATACAATATGTGACAGATACGGcactttcaataaatgttggaagACACGCGGGACTTGGGCTAGTCTTAATGTAGACGCAATAAGAAAAGCAGACATTTCCCTCTTTGGCTAGTGCTGTGCTTTTAGGGCAGTTATGCTGCTGATTACCCCAGTGAAGCTCATTTTGAGGAAATTCTCTTTACTTAAGCCAAATCCAACTTACATGCAAGACtgtggtacagggcttccctggtggcgcagtggctgagagtccgcctgcccatgcaggggacacaggctcgtgccccggtccgggaagatcccacaatgccgcggagcggctgggcccgtgagccatggccgctgagcctgcgcgtgcagagcctgtgctccgcaacgggagaggccgcaacagtgagaggcccgcgtaccgcaaaaaaaaaaaaaaagtaaaaaaagactGTGGTACAAGCTACTAAAAGAAGATTCCTGCTGCCAGCTGAAGTCATCTCTTTTTAACAAAACTGCATGCTTGTGGCAGAGTCAGAACAAGAGAGATTCGGTGTCTGCTGGTTCTGAGCGTCCTTCTTCCTCTCTAGTGTGGTTTTATATTTTCAGCTCCTTCccccttcttttcctctcccccaccctcaaAATTCTAGCTTAGCATTTGCATGCTTAATTAAATCCATTCTGCGTTTTATTGTTGGGACGACGTGGACGATACAAGGATTTAGGGCAGGGGCATACGGTGTATGTGACATGCACAGACGATGTGTTTGCACAAATTCGCCTAGTGTAGAATCATCAGTAGTgaatttcaaagttttaaaattagacCCAATATTTCGGGTGTTCAAGATGACTTCTGCCTCAAAGTATGGTTCCTATTTATTTGTTAGTAGGGAAAGCACTggaccaaaacaaaaataaaataaaaacagcctCTTTAGTTGCATTGGTTCTTTGAATGCTGGAGCCTTCATGGGCAACTGAAACACAAGTCTATGGTGTTTGTTTCCCATGTTACACATGACTTGGCTGGTGAGACTGAGAGGATGCAAGGCAAGAATAgtatcgggggtgggggggtttaCATATAAAACCTCAGGCTTGAAGAGAGCAAGTTGTCCAAATCCAAAATGCAGGAAGGTTCACCCACCCTGTGCTTTGGCCATCAGATAAATACTAAATACGCATTGCAAATAACCTAAGTTTAATCAGGGAACAGTAGTTTCCAAATGGTTACAATGTTACATAAATCCTACCAGCTGTAGGACAGCTAATGCACACAAATACTCTCATTTCTTAACTGGGGGTTCCCATTAGACCCTTCAAGGGCAAAGGAAGAAGGGCTGGTGTATCCCTTACATGTCCTCCCTGACTTTTGACTACTCCTTAGCCAGAGGCAATCTCCTTCATTTCCTTACTCTCCTCTGCTCTCCAGCTCAATCTCTTATAGATGGCtaaaacaaaaagaccccaaatatacTTCTTTCTAGAAAGGAGCAGGCCTAAACGCTCTTATCTTAGCCTGGTCCTTCACTGTCAGGTGCATTCGGCAGAGGCAGAATCTTTACAATACAGGGTTGTGGCTCTCAGAAACATGACACAGGAATAAGGAACTGGGAAAGAGGTGATTATACCCCAGCCTAAAGGAAAGATAATAAGACCTTCTGCTTAtaaggtttttgtctttttcctattcctgtggggggggggggttctgaACTACATCTTTTGTCCATCTGAGGGGCCAAGCAGGAGGGGATGTTTTGGTTTTGCTCACTCACTTGGTTCTGAAAATAGGAGTGgtcaatatttatgttttaagttTGGTATTGGGTTACAGCTAATTTCCACAGTCACAGTGACTCACAAAGTTAATGATTTTGGGGGGGCAATTTCATTTCTCCTCTGTTTCCTTGGGTTCTTTAAATACCAGGAAAAAACTTGCTAAAGCATGGGTCTCACCATGTTTGGGGGTTGGCCTTTCCAGGCTCTGCACACCTCCCTCCTGAATTTTGCTGGGCCAACTGGTCCTCACCTGCGATCTCTCCCTTCTCTCAATCCTCTAACCTTCCTGCCCTACCAGCCTCCCCCAGAGTCTGAAAGGTCTTCCCCAAATAGGAAACATTTGCATCTGTGGTCAAGTGAGTTACTTTAGAGCCTCTGGCAGGTAGGGGATTAGACGGAAATAGTCACTGAGATCCTAAGAAGGGATGGACTGTgacagggaagaggaagggggaaaGCAAGCACAGGTTGAAATATCCTAAGGCCAAGGCAGCACTAAAACAGGTCTCTTGCCCTCAGAGTAGCCTCTTCCATTAACATTCATTCTGAAGGGAGGTTCTGGTCCCCAGGAGGGCACATGGAAGACCAAGGCAGAACCCTGCCCCTCCAAACGTGCCTCAGGTGGTGTGGGCTTTCTGTACCATCCCGCATGGAAGCAGATACGTTTACATAATAGGAAGTACCCTCTAGCAGAGACTGTGTTTCCTCTGGTGTCTGCAAACACCCACAGGGACCCATGCACACTCATGCACACAAACTACGCACTAGCAGGCTCCTGGCAGAAGGCAGCTGGTGGTTCTTCTTGCCTCTAGATTTAAGCCAAGTAAGAATCAGGTTGATTTAGGTCTGGTTCTGGGCCCGCCTGGGGGCTTGCACCCCAAGGACAGGCTGGGTAGGCCCGGCTTAATCCAAATCGATGGATATGCAACGACACTGCTTGACACGAGTGACCCTCTTCTTCTTGGTGGGCGGCTGTAGTTCGGGGCAGTTGAGCGTGACCATCATGGTGGTGAACTTCTTGGGCTTGCAGAAGGAACAAGACTGAAAAGAGCCTTCCTCCTTCCGGATGTGCCTGGGGATATAGAAGGAGTTGCACTGGCCGTAGCAGAAACGGTTGATGATGGTGCGGCTGTTGCAGCCCTCCTCGTGGATGGTCTGCTTCAGCGGCTGGGTTTTGCACCAGTCTCGCTTCAGGTATTTGCGCTCGGTCACATGCAGGGCCTCCTGGCTGGACTCCAGCACTTCCTCCCCGGGCACGGTAGTGCCCcgcccctggccccgcccccggttcctggagccaggctgctggggagaC encodes:
- the GREM1 gene encoding gremlin-1, with the protein product MPRTWCALRGPGDLVCSKSGALCPADPAPSPGGSCRGRTPRHASRAQAPKARSTDSMSRTAYTVGALLLLLGTLLPAAEGKKKGSQGAIPPPDKAQHNDSEQTQSPQQPGSRNRGRGQGRGTTVPGEEVLESSQEALHVTERKYLKRDWCKTQPLKQTIHEEGCNSRTIINRFCYGQCNSFYIPRHIRKEEGSFQSCSFCKPKKFTTMMVTLNCPELQPPTKKKRVTRVKQCRCISIDLD